A window of Arcobacter acticola genomic DNA:
TTTACTCATATTAAATGACTCTGTTTTATCATATGAAAGACGAACTGAACTTTTATATGACATTTTTAAAGAAAATAAAATCATTGAAAGAATTTTTGCAACATTTTTAATTCAATTTAATAAAGCATTTTTATGGGAACATATCTCTGAATTTGATTGTTCTAAATTTATTGATGTTATGTGGTATATGCCTCTTAATGATATTAATTTAGAAAAAGCAATTGAAAATGATTTTTTAGCTGAACTTTATAATGCTAAAGGTTACTTAAATAATTTGAAACATAGTAAAAATTTTGACTTTGATATTTTAATTTTAATAAATCAACATGAACATAAAATTAATGCTACTTTAGATTTTGAATATATATGTTCATCATGTAAACATTCTTTTCCTATTTTTGATACAAGATGCCCACATTGCCATCAAATTCTAACATTTAATGTTAAACATCACTTAACAAAAGCACTTTTTGATACAAATCAATCATTACAATAGATAATTTTTCTTCTTAAAAGCTATTATCAATTAACTAATAATAAAAGATGTGATATACTTCTAAAAAATTTTACAGAAGGAAAGATATGAGTGATTATTCAAAACTAGAAAAGTGTTTGGATTATCAGTTTAAAAATAAAGATCTGATAATCGAAGCACTTACACACAAAAGTTATAAAAAACCTTACAATAACGAAAGACTAGAATTTCTAGGAGATGCTGTTTTAAATTTAATTGTTGGCGAGTTTTTATTTACTAAATTCAATAAATCAAATGAAGGTGAATTATCAAAAATAAGAGCCTCGCTTGTGAATGAAACTGGATTTACTAGACTTGCAAATGAGATAAAACTAGGTGATTATATTTATATTTCAACTGCAGAAGAAAGAAATAAAGGAAGAACAAAAGCTTCTATTTTATCAGATGCTTTTGAAGCTATTATGGGAGCTATTTATTTAGAAGCTGGTCTTGAAACATTAAAACCTATTATTTTAGATTTATTAGAAAGATCTTATGACAAAATAAATTTAGATGTTTTATTTAGTGATTATAAAACAGCACTGCAAGAAATAACACAAGCACAATTTGCTTCAATACCTGAATATAAAATAGAAGGTTCATATGGACCTGACCATAAAAAAGAGTTTGAAGTTTCAATTTGGATTGATGGCGAAAAATATGGAAGTGCAAATGGTAAAAGTAAAAAACTAGCTCAGCAAGCAGCAGCTAAAATCGCAATAGAAAAACTAAAAGGAGAGTAAATATGAATACATTTGGTCACAGATTTAGATTTACAACTTTTGGTGAGTCACATGGAAAAGCTCTTGGATGTATTGTTGATGGAGTTCCAGCTGGAATTAAAATTGATGAAGAATTTATTCAAAATGAAATGAATAGAAGAAAACCAGGGCAAAATAAATTTGCAACAGCAAGAAAAGAAGGTGATGTAGTAGAAATACTTTCAGGAGTATTTGAAGGAATTACTACAGGAACTCCTATATCTATGGTTATTTTTAATGAAAATCAAAAAAGTAGTGACTACTCAAATGTAAAAGACTTATTTAGGCCAGGTCATGCTGACTTTACTTACTTTAATAAATATGGAACAAGAGATTATAGAGGTGGAGGAAGATCAAGTGCTAGAGAAACAGCGTGCAGAGTTGCAGCTGGATCTATTGCAAAACTAATGCTTCTTGAGCTTGGAATAAAAGTTCAAAGTGGTATTTGTGAAATTGATGGAATAAAAGCAGAAAATTATGATTTCTCAAAAGTTAGTGAATCTGAAATTTTTGCTTTGGATAAAGAAGTAGAACAAGCACAAAAAAATGCTATTTTAGAAGCTAAAAACTCTCACAATAGTGTTGGAGGGGTTGCTTTAATAAATGTATCAAATGTTCCTATTGGTCTTGGTGAACCATTATATTTTAAACTTGATTCTCAAATAGCAAATGCAATGATGGGAATAAATGCAGTTAAAGCTGTAGAAATTGGTGATGGAATGCTATCATCAAAAGTAAAAGGTTATGACAATAATGACCAAATTAGAGCCAAGGGATTTAAAACAAATCATAGTGGTGGAATGTTAGGTGGAATTTCAAATGGTGATGATATAAATGTAAAAGTTTACTTTAAATCAACTCCATCAATTTTTATAGAACAAGAAACAGTTGATATTTATAATAATGAAGTTGAGTGTAAATTAAAAGGAAGACACGATCCTTGTGTTGCAGTTAGAGGAAGTGTTGTTGCTGAATCTATGATGGCTTTAGTTCTAGCCGATATGGCACTACTTAATATGTCTTCAAAAATGGAAAATGTTAAAAAAGTTTATAGCTAGTCTTTTATTAATTGTAAATCCTCAGAATATAGAACTTTTTGCAAGTAATCAAGATGAACAAAATCTTACAAAACTTGCAAAAGCCTACCCTACTTTTATAAAAACAACTTCAAATAATAAGCTAATTTTCACAGATAATGATCAAATGAAATATAGTGATTTCATAGAAAATAAAACATATGAAGAGATACTGAATAATCCATCATTAAAAGATCAAATGAGTATGAAGTATATAAAAATAGATGAAAATCTAAATTATATACCTTCCCAAAATGAAGATGCAGGAAGAATTAGATATGAGCCATTTTTCAAAAAAATGTATGGTTCAAATCCCAAAGAAATAAAAAAAAATCTTACAAAAATAATCTGGCTTCCAAAAAGCTCTAAGAAAACTCTTTTAGTTACTACAATAAATGACGTAGATAAAAAACTTAAAGCCATATCAGATGAATTAGAGCTATTGCCAAAGGAACTTAAATCATATGTTAATAATCCAGCAGGAGCAACTAATTACAGAAAAATTAGTAATACAAACAGATTAAGTGCCCATAGTTTTGGAATAGCAATTGATATAAATGTAAAAAATTCTGATTATTGGCAATGGCATAAGAAAAAGGATAATCTTAACTACAAAAATAAAATACCTTTAGAAATAGTAAGAATATTTGAAAAACATGGATTTATTTGGGGAGGCAGATGGTATCACTATGATACCATGCATTTTGAATATAGACCTGAATTATTGAATTAAAGAATCATTTAAACTTATTTGTATATAATTACATCACTAAGCAACTCTTTGGTCAAGGGTTGCTTTTTTTATGCCTATGTTTTACCTAATCCTATATGCTTCTATTAAATTAATTTAAATATTAAAAGCATAAAGACTGAAATAACTTCAACAATATTAAAATCTTATGGAGAGAAAATCAAGAAATAAGTATATAATGATTTTATCTCATTACTGCATTAAGCGCAATTTTAGCATTTGGCCATCTATTATTCACATTTAACATAACCATTAAAACATCTTTATTATTACTCTTAGCACGTGCAATTAAACAAGCACCCGCTTCATTTGTATAACCTGTTTTAATACCTATGATATAAGGTTCATGGGCTAATAGTTTATTACTAGAATGAACTACGTATCTAGATTTTGTATTAATCGCATTAAAAGCATATTTTTCAAGCTTAACAATAGAATTAAAAGTTTTATTTTTTATTGCATATTCTGTTAATTTTAGTAAGTCACTAGCAGTACTTGCATGATTTCCAATATCAAAACCACAAGGATTTGTAAAATTAGTATTTTTCATTCCTAATTTTTTTGCTTTTACATTCATCATAGAAACAAATTTTTGTTTATTTCCATTTCCTAAATAAATAGCAATTGAATTAGCAGCATCATTTGCTGATTTAATCATTGCGGCATGAACTAAATCTTTTAAGTAAAACTTTTCACCAACCTTGAAGTTTGAAATAGTTGGTTCTACTTTTTTCATTTCAGCAGTAATAGTTACAACATTATTCATCTTTCCACTTTCAATAGCAAGTATAGCTGTCATAATTTTTGTTAAACTAGCTGGTCTTAAAATTTGATTTTCATCTTTTGAAAAAATCAATTTTTTTTGCCCTAAATCTTTTACTATTATTGAATCAAAATCTTTTTGAATTTTTTGAAACACCTTTGTGTCACTAGTAAGTGCCAAAGCTGGCAAGATAAAAAGCATAAATACAAGAAAAATTCTCATCAGGTCACCATTTAAAAAGTTATTTATAATACAAGTAAAACCAAAGGTATTTGTAATACATAGATATATTATATCTAATTCATAAATTTTTTACCCTTAAATTTGTTATTTCAATTCATTTTTTAATTCTTCTAATCTTGCAATTCTATCTTCAGTTGTAGGATGTGTTCTAAATAAACTTCCTAAAGTTGATTTTAAACCAGAAAAAGGATTGATAATAAACATATGAGCAGTTTGTTCTGTTGCATTATGAATTTGATGTCCGCTTCTAGCATAATTTTCAAGTTTAACCAATGCACTTTGAAGACCTGCTGGATTTCCTGTCATTCGAGCAGCTCCTTCATCAGCCATATATTCACGGCTTCTGCTTACTGTCATTTGAATAATTGAAGCTGCTAATGACAATAATATAGCCATTGCAATCATCATAATTGGATTTGAACCTTGTCTATTATTATTTCCACCAAACATTGCTCCAAACTGCATCATATTAGCTATCATTGCTATAGCTCCTGCAAACACAGCAGCTATGGTTCCCACTAAAATATCATAATGTTTGATATGTGATAATTCATGGGCAATTACACCTTCAAGTTCTTTCTCATTTAACATTTCATATAAACCCATGGTAACAGCAACAGCTGCGTGTTGATGATTTCTTCCTGTTGCAAATGCATTTGGAGTATGATCAGGTATTAAATAAACTTTAGGCATAGGAAGTCCAGCTTTTTGAGTTAGTCTTTGTGTGATTTTATAAACTGGATGTCTTGAATCCTCAAGTGGTGTTGCATCATAATGTTTTAATACTTGTTGATCTGAGTAATAATATGCATAAAAATTCATACCACCCGCAAGTAAAAATGCTATTAGCATTCCTGAACTTCCACCAAATGAATAACCAATAAATACAAAAATAACTGTTAAAAATGTTAATAAAAATACTGTTTTTATTTGTTCCATAAAATTCTCCTAATTTTTCTAATACTAGCAAAAAAAAGTTAATAAAAATTAAACTAAATATTATTTAAAATCGATTCTTTTTTATATGGCACCTTTGCGCTTGGAGTATTTTTAGAAGTACTTTCTAAATGTACATCTTGATCATCAAAGAAAATATCAGCTCCAAAAGCTTTTACAACTTCATACTTATCAACACCACCTAAGAAAAATGCTTCATCAAGTCTAACATTCCATTGAGAAAGTGTTCTAATCACTCTTTCATGAGCAGGTGAGTTTCTAGCTGTTATAAGTGCTGTTCTTATTGGTGTTTGCTCTTGTGGATATTTTGCTTGGATATTTGATATAACACTTAATAACTGCGCAAATGGACCACTATTCATAGGATTTGTTGCATTTTGTTTTTCAAAGGCTAAAAAAGCTTCTAAGCCTTGTGTCTTATATACTATTTCTGACTCTTCTGAAAATAAAACAGCATCTCCATCAAAAGCAATTTTTACTTGATTTGTATACTCATCAGCTGATTCTTCATATGGTAAAATTCTAGCTGAGGCAATTCCTTCATTTATTGCATCTTGAACATCCTGTTCATTTGCTGATAAAAATAAATCAACTTTAAATGGTTTTAAATATTTAGAAATTTCACTTCCTCCACTCCAAGCAGATCGTTGAATATCTAAGTTATATTTTTCTATTGATTTTGTAATTCTTAAACTTGTTGCTGAATTATTCCTTGACATAATTATTACTTCAACTTGTTTATCATTTGGAAAATCATCGTTAATTTTTAAAAGATTTTTAACTAATCTAAAAGCAGTACCTTTTTTTAATTGTGAATCTTCATTTTCAATTTGATATTTATAATATTCATCAAGACCTTTTTCTTCAAAAATTTTATTTTCATCTTCTAGATTAAATAAAGCTCTTGAAGAGATTGCTATTACTAATTTTTTATTTAAATCATATCCCAAAATATTATCCTTTATTTTTTATATTATACAAAATCTAGCTATAAACTTACTATGGTACTAAATTTGAAAATTTGAAAATTTTTTTATAGAAAGAAAAGCCAAATTAATCTAAAATCAAATTATTATTTTTTAAATTAAGAGTCAAAAT
This region includes:
- a CDS encoding 5'-nucleotidase — encoded protein: MGYDLNKKLVIAISSRALFNLEDENKIFEEKGLDEYYKYQIENEDSQLKKGTAFRLVKNLLKINDDFPNDKQVEVIIMSRNNSATSLRITKSIEKYNLDIQRSAWSGGSEISKYLKPFKVDLFLSANEQDVQDAINEGIASARILPYEESADEYTNQVKIAFDGDAVLFSEESEIVYKTQGLEAFLAFEKQNATNPMNSGPFAQLLSVISNIQAKYPQEQTPIRTALITARNSPAHERVIRTLSQWNVRLDEAFFLGGVDKYEVVKAFGADIFFDDQDVHLESTSKNTPSAKVPYKKESILNNI
- a CDS encoding M15 family metallopeptidase codes for the protein MLKKFIASLLLIVNPQNIELFASNQDEQNLTKLAKAYPTFIKTTSNNKLIFTDNDQMKYSDFIENKTYEEILNNPSLKDQMSMKYIKIDENLNYIPSQNEDAGRIRYEPFFKKMYGSNPKEIKKNLTKIIWLPKSSKKTLLVTTINDVDKKLKAISDELELLPKELKSYVNNPAGATNYRKISNTNRLSAHSFGIAIDINVKNSDYWQWHKKKDNLNYKNKIPLEIVRIFEKHGFIWGGRWYHYDTMHFEYRPELLN
- the rnc gene encoding ribonuclease III, with translation MSDYSKLEKCLDYQFKNKDLIIEALTHKSYKKPYNNERLEFLGDAVLNLIVGEFLFTKFNKSNEGELSKIRASLVNETGFTRLANEIKLGDYIYISTAEERNKGRTKASILSDAFEAIMGAIYLEAGLETLKPIILDLLERSYDKINLDVLFSDYKTALQEITQAQFASIPEYKIEGSYGPDHKKEFEVSIWIDGEKYGSANGKSKKLAQQAAAKIAIEKLKGE
- a CDS encoding D-alanyl-D-alanine carboxypeptidase family protein; the protein is MLFILPALALTSDTKVFQKIQKDFDSIIVKDLGQKKLIFSKDENQILRPASLTKIMTAILAIESGKMNNVVTITAEMKKVEPTISNFKVGEKFYLKDLVHAAMIKSANDAANSIAIYLGNGNKQKFVSMMNVKAKKLGMKNTNFTNPCGFDIGNHASTASDLLKLTEYAIKNKTFNSIVKLEKYAFNAINTKSRYVVHSSNKLLAHEPYIIGIKTGYTNEAGACLIARAKSNNKDVLMVMLNVNNRWPNAKIALNAVMR
- the htpX gene encoding zinc metalloprotease HtpX, yielding MEQIKTVFLLTFLTVIFVFIGYSFGGSSGMLIAFLLAGGMNFYAYYYSDQQVLKHYDATPLEDSRHPVYKITQRLTQKAGLPMPKVYLIPDHTPNAFATGRNHQHAAVAVTMGLYEMLNEKELEGVIAHELSHIKHYDILVGTIAAVFAGAIAMIANMMQFGAMFGGNNNRQGSNPIMMIAMAILLSLAASIIQMTVSRSREYMADEGAARMTGNPAGLQSALVKLENYARSGHQIHNATEQTAHMFIINPFSGLKSTLGSLFRTHPTTEDRIARLEELKNELK
- the aroC gene encoding chorismate synthase; its protein translation is MNTFGHRFRFTTFGESHGKALGCIVDGVPAGIKIDEEFIQNEMNRRKPGQNKFATARKEGDVVEILSGVFEGITTGTPISMVIFNENQKSSDYSNVKDLFRPGHADFTYFNKYGTRDYRGGGRSSARETACRVAAGSIAKLMLLELGIKVQSGICEIDGIKAENYDFSKVSESEIFALDKEVEQAQKNAILEAKNSHNSVGGVALINVSNVPIGLGEPLYFKLDSQIANAMMGINAVKAVEIGDGMLSSKVKGYDNNDQIRAKGFKTNHSGGMLGGISNGDDINVKVYFKSTPSIFIEQETVDIYNNEVECKLKGRHDPCVAVRGSVVAESMMALVLADMALLNMSSKMENVKKVYS